The Engystomops pustulosus chromosome 4, aEngPut4.maternal, whole genome shotgun sequence genome contains a region encoding:
- the ZNF710 gene encoding zinc finger protein 710 isoform X2, which produces MLCNMDRFTDFGTQTDAVVVLSLAQAAVLGLVSDNELFGATISPSGFFPASRSDFTDNGPIEAEQPEGDHYLNTGGKVAAEPLEDDTLDLEKHPKRKKRLPVKVVPKIKCEKLEEETEAGEICQVTVETKSEEVESEEMVSQETQEQTSDNTVQNSSMKMIDLSTFHRKPKRFRHYRERAHHDADADYHRMLQHPIHNSYPLSPMPMIPGNSSLDTMHRPCSFGPNLVQPSDTRSPIVGSPKAEENIQSFIWPEANEHETDTAETIERNKKAQLDRLDINVQIDDSYLVEAGDRQKRWQCRMCEKSYTSKYNLVTHILGHSGIKPHSCPHCNKLFKQPSHLQTHLLTHQGTRPHKCEVCNKAFTQTSHLKRHMLLHTDIKPYSCRFCGRGFAYPSELKAHEVKHENGRCHVCVECGLDFATLTQLKRHISSHQGPTMYQCMECNKSFHYRSQLQNHMLKHQNVRPFVCKECGMEFSQIHHLKQHSLTHKGVKEFKCEVCGKSFNRMYNLLGHMHLHAGYKPFKCPYCSSKFNLKGNLSRHMKVKHGVMDISLENQDPMMDLPDQETNDMESQQEMEDFEDNSYSYGEVENPSQDRPMAEQTMKDMVYYNVL; this is translated from the exons ATGCTATGTAATATGGATCGGTTCACTGACTTTGGCACACAGACCGATGCTGTGGTGGTGCTGTCACTCGCACAGGCTGCTGTCCTGGGCCTGGTGTCAGACAATGAACTTTTTGGAGCCACTATCAGTCCAAGTGGATTCTTCCCTGCCTCCAGGAGTGACTTTACAGATAATGGACCTATAGAGGCCGAGCAGCCAGAAGGTGATCACTACCTGAACACTGGGGGGAAGGTCGCAGCGGAACCACTGGAAGATGACACCTTGGATTTGGAAAAACATCCAAAGCGGAAGAAACGTCTTCCTGTCAAAGTGGTTCCcaaaataaaatgtgaaaaactTGAAGAAGAGACTGAGGCAGGGGAGATCTGCCAGGTCACAGTAGAAACCAAAAGTGAAGAAGTTGAAAGTGAGGAAATGGTTTCACAGGAAACTCAGGAACAGACAAGCGACAACACTGTACAAAACAGTTCTATGAAAATGATCGACCTCAGTACTTTCCATAGGAAACCAAAGAGGTTTCGTCACTATCGAGAGAGAGCACATCATGATGCAGACGCTGATTATCATCGCATGTTACAGCACCCTATACATAACTCCTATCCTCTCTCCCCTATGCCCATGATCCCTGGCAACTCCAGCCTGGACACTATGCATAGGCCGTGTAGCTTTGGGCCTAACTTAGTGCAGCCTAGTGATACTAGAAGCCCAATCGTTGGCTCGCCCAAGGCCGAGGAAAACATACAAAGCTTTATTTGGCCTGAAGCTAATGAACACGAAACTGATACGGCTGAGACAATTGAACGGAACAAAAAGGCCCAGCTGGATAGGCTGGATATAAATGTACAGATCGACGATTCTTACCTGGTGGAGGCAGGCGATCGCCAGAAACGCTGGCAATGCCGAATGTGTGAGAAATCCTATACCTCAAAGTACAACTTAGTCAcacatatattggggcacagcGGTATCAAACCCCATTCGTGCCCACACTGCAACAAACTCTTCAAGCAGCCCAGTCATTTACAAACTCATCTCCTCACCCACCAAGGGACAAGACCACACAAGTGCGAGGTGTGCAACAAAGCCTTCACACAGACCAGCCACCTAAAGAGACACATGTTACTCCACACAGATATTAAGCCCTACAGCTGCCGCTTCTGTGGCCGGGGCTTTGCTTACCCCAGTGAACTCAAAGCCCATGAAGTAAAGCATGAAAATGGCAGATGCCACGTCTGTGTGGAATGTGGACTGGACTTTGCTACATTAACACAACTGAAGCGACACATCTCCTCACACCAGGGCCCCACAATGTACCAGTGTATGGAGTGCAACAAGTCCTTCCACTATCGCAGCCAGCTACAAAACCATATGCTGAAGCACCAGAATGTCCGACCATTCGTCTGTAAAGAATGTGGCATGGAGTTCAGCCAAATCCACCACCTCAAGCAGCACTCACTTACACACAAG gGAGTAAAAGAGTTTAAGTGTGAG gtttgtggaAAATCCTTCAACCGAATGTATAATTTGCTGGGTCACATGCACCTTCATGCAGGATACAAGCCCTTTAAATGCCCATATTGCTCCAGCAAATTCAACCTGAAAGGCAACCTCAGTCGTCACATGAAGGTTAAACATGGGGTGATGGACATCAGCTTGGAAAACCAAG ACCCAATGATGGACCTTCCTGACCAAGAAACCAATGATATGGAAAGTCAGCAAGAAATGGAGGACTTTGAGGATAACTCATATAGTTACGGAGAAGTAGAGAATCCTTCACAAGACCGGCCAATGGCCGAGCAAACTATGAAAGATATGGTTTATTATAATGTCTTATAG
- the ZNF710 gene encoding zinc finger protein 710 isoform X1 — protein MLCNMDRFTDFGTQTDAVVVLSLAQAAVLGLVSDNELFGATISPSGFFPASRSDFTDNGPIEAEQPEGDHYLNTGGKVAAEPLEDDTLDLEKHPKRKKRLPVKVVPKIKCEKLEEETEAGEICQVTVETKSEEVESEEMVSQETQEQTSDNTVQNSSMKMIDLSTFHRKPKRFRHYRERAHHDADADYHRMLQHPIHNSYPLSPMPMIPGNSSLDTMHRPCSFGPNLVQPSDTRSPIVGSPKAEENIQSFIWPEANEHETDTAETIERNKKAQLDRLDINVQIDDSYLVEAGDRQKRWQCRMCEKSYTSKYNLVTHILGHSGIKPHSCPHCNKLFKQPSHLQTHLLTHQGTRPHKCEVCNKAFTQTSHLKRHMLLHTDIKPYSCRFCGRGFAYPSELKAHEVKHENGRCHVCVECGLDFATLTQLKRHISSHQGPTMYQCMECNKSFHYRSQLQNHMLKHQNVRPFVCKECGMEFSQIHHLKQHSLTHKGVKEFKCEVCGREFTLHANMKRHMLIHASVRPFQCHICFKTFVQKQTLKTHMIVHSPVKPFKCKVCGKSFNRMYNLLGHMHLHAGYKPFKCPYCSSKFNLKGNLSRHMKVKHGVMDISLENQDPMMDLPDQETNDMESQQEMEDFEDNSYSYGEVENPSQDRPMAEQTMKDMVYYNVL, from the exons ATGCTATGTAATATGGATCGGTTCACTGACTTTGGCACACAGACCGATGCTGTGGTGGTGCTGTCACTCGCACAGGCTGCTGTCCTGGGCCTGGTGTCAGACAATGAACTTTTTGGAGCCACTATCAGTCCAAGTGGATTCTTCCCTGCCTCCAGGAGTGACTTTACAGATAATGGACCTATAGAGGCCGAGCAGCCAGAAGGTGATCACTACCTGAACACTGGGGGGAAGGTCGCAGCGGAACCACTGGAAGATGACACCTTGGATTTGGAAAAACATCCAAAGCGGAAGAAACGTCTTCCTGTCAAAGTGGTTCCcaaaataaaatgtgaaaaactTGAAGAAGAGACTGAGGCAGGGGAGATCTGCCAGGTCACAGTAGAAACCAAAAGTGAAGAAGTTGAAAGTGAGGAAATGGTTTCACAGGAAACTCAGGAACAGACAAGCGACAACACTGTACAAAACAGTTCTATGAAAATGATCGACCTCAGTACTTTCCATAGGAAACCAAAGAGGTTTCGTCACTATCGAGAGAGAGCACATCATGATGCAGACGCTGATTATCATCGCATGTTACAGCACCCTATACATAACTCCTATCCTCTCTCCCCTATGCCCATGATCCCTGGCAACTCCAGCCTGGACACTATGCATAGGCCGTGTAGCTTTGGGCCTAACTTAGTGCAGCCTAGTGATACTAGAAGCCCAATCGTTGGCTCGCCCAAGGCCGAGGAAAACATACAAAGCTTTATTTGGCCTGAAGCTAATGAACACGAAACTGATACGGCTGAGACAATTGAACGGAACAAAAAGGCCCAGCTGGATAGGCTGGATATAAATGTACAGATCGACGATTCTTACCTGGTGGAGGCAGGCGATCGCCAGAAACGCTGGCAATGCCGAATGTGTGAGAAATCCTATACCTCAAAGTACAACTTAGTCAcacatatattggggcacagcGGTATCAAACCCCATTCGTGCCCACACTGCAACAAACTCTTCAAGCAGCCCAGTCATTTACAAACTCATCTCCTCACCCACCAAGGGACAAGACCACACAAGTGCGAGGTGTGCAACAAAGCCTTCACACAGACCAGCCACCTAAAGAGACACATGTTACTCCACACAGATATTAAGCCCTACAGCTGCCGCTTCTGTGGCCGGGGCTTTGCTTACCCCAGTGAACTCAAAGCCCATGAAGTAAAGCATGAAAATGGCAGATGCCACGTCTGTGTGGAATGTGGACTGGACTTTGCTACATTAACACAACTGAAGCGACACATCTCCTCACACCAGGGCCCCACAATGTACCAGTGTATGGAGTGCAACAAGTCCTTCCACTATCGCAGCCAGCTACAAAACCATATGCTGAAGCACCAGAATGTCCGACCATTCGTCTGTAAAGAATGTGGCATGGAGTTCAGCCAAATCCACCACCTCAAGCAGCACTCACTTACACACAAG gGAGTAAAAGAGTTTAAGTGTGAGGTATGTGGGCGGGAATTCACACTGCATGCCAACATGAAGCGCCACATGCTGATCCATGCCAGCGTTCGCCCATTCCAGTGCCATATCTGCTTTAAGACTTTTGTACAGAAGCAAACGCTGAAGACCCATATGATAGTGCACTCCCCTGTCAAGCCCTTCAAGTGCAAG gtttgtggaAAATCCTTCAACCGAATGTATAATTTGCTGGGTCACATGCACCTTCATGCAGGATACAAGCCCTTTAAATGCCCATATTGCTCCAGCAAATTCAACCTGAAAGGCAACCTCAGTCGTCACATGAAGGTTAAACATGGGGTGATGGACATCAGCTTGGAAAACCAAG ACCCAATGATGGACCTTCCTGACCAAGAAACCAATGATATGGAAAGTCAGCAAGAAATGGAGGACTTTGAGGATAACTCATATAGTTACGGAGAAGTAGAGAATCCTTCACAAGACCGGCCAATGGCCGAGCAAACTATGAAAGATATGGTTTATTATAATGTCTTATAG